The genomic segment AAGCGCACCGGGCGCTTCATCCCGCACGATCTGCCCGCGCTCATCACTGGGCGAGAATACCACCGAAACGCATAAAGTTAGGAACAAGTCGGCTTCAACGCGATGTAAGATCATGCGGTTGCTGGTATAATTGCCCGAACATCCAGCCCTATAGAGGAAGCCATGACTGACACGACGCCCGCCGATCCCAACGAGGACGGGACAGCGCTCCATCAGCGCATCGCCGAGCTTGAGCAGCAGCTTTCTGATGCCCAGCAACGGCTCCAGATCTTTCAGGAAACCATAGACAGCCTTCCGCTCCTACTCTACACCACCGACCGTAACGAGCAAATCCAGATCGTCAACCAGCCATTCGCGGCTTGGGCGCAGCACTCCATTGGCGACCTTGTCGGCAAAAAGCTGGACGCGATCTTCCCCGCTGCCCTGGTCGGACAGTGGCGCGCCGATAGCCAAAAGGTCTACCAGAGCAACGCTAGCACCACATCCGAGCAGCAGATCGACAGCCAGGGGCAGGTGCGCAGCTTCCGCATTCAGCGCACGCCACTGCACGGCAGCGACCAGCAGATCTACGCCACCACGGGCACGATCTTCGACATCACCGCCCAGCGGCAGGCCGAGCAGGCCCTAGAGCAGAGCCAGCGCATCCTGGACGGTATCCTCAAGCACGCCCCAACGGTCATCTATGTCAAAGATCCCAGCAGCAAGATGCTAGCGGTGAGCAGCATGTACGCCCATGTATTGGGCAGGCCCGTCCACGAGATCGTAGGCAAGACCGAAGACCAGCTGTTCCCCGCCGAGGTGGTGCGCCAGTGGCGCGAGAAGGACCGCGCGATCTTCGCCCAGCGGCAGCCAGTCCAGCTCGACAACGTGTTCGAGGTCGATGGCGAGCCGCGCGACTTCTTCTCGGTGCAGTTCCCGCTCTACACCGCCGACGACCAGCCCTATGCGATCTGCGGCATATCTACCGACATCACCAGCATCCGCCAGGCCGAGCGCGAGCGCGAGCAGATGCAGCAGACCGTGATCGAAGCCCAGCAGTCGGCGCTGCGCGACCTCTCCACCCCGCTCATCCCGATCGCCGATGGCGTGGTGGTGATGCCGCTGGTGGGCACCATGGACAGCGCCCGCGCCCAGCAGGTGATGGAGACGCTGTTGGAGGGCGTGATGCGCCACCAGGCCCGCACCGCGATCATCGACATCACCGGGCTGCCGATCGTCGACACCCAGGTGGCGGCGGTGCTGTTCCAGTCGGCCAGGGCTGTTGGGCTGCTTGGGTCCGAGGTGGTGCTCACCGGCATCGGCCCCGAGGTGGCGCAGACTCTGATCGGCATTGGGGCCGATCTCTCGTCGATCTCCACCCCTGGCACGCTTGAAAATGGTATCGCCTACGCATTGCGAAAGCTCTAAACACCGCTTTTGTTGTACGCTATTGTGCCACCCAACGATACGAAACACAAAATATCTGCGAATCAAAGCAAGCGCGCCGGGTGGCGCGCTTGCATACCGCGCGACGCCGCGCGGGAGGAGCAACCACCATGGACACATCCACCCCGATCGCGCTGCCGCTCAGCGCCCAGGGCTACGCCGCCGCCAACGAGGCCTTCCGCCAGTGCTGGGCCGCCGACCGCGACCAGGTGCTCTCGTGCCTGCGCGCCCACCTGCCCACCCCCAGCGCGCATGGGCTGGACATCCTAGGCATCGGCGTGGGCGACGGCTCCTTCGATCTGCAGATCATCGACTGCCTCCAGCAGCACCTGGGCGACATGCCCATGTGCTATGTCGCGCTCGACCCCAACGAGGCTCAGCTGCGTGGCTTTCAGGCCAACCTAGCGCGCAGCCCGCGCCCCACAGTGCAGTTCAGCTTCATCGCCCAGCCCGCCGAGGCCTACCAGCCCGAGCGGCAGTTCGACCTCATCCACTTTATCCACTCGCTCTATCACATGCCCGACCACGAGCAGCAACTCATCCTCGGCGCGTACTCCCGGCTGAGGCCTGGCGGCAGGCTGCTGATCGCGCTCTCCAGCGAGCAGGGCGGCATCTACCAGATGATGCAGCGCCACTGGGGCGAGATCGACTACAGCTTCTTCACCCACGGCCTGTTTGGCCACGAGAGCCTGATGGACATCCTCAACCGAGAGGGCATCCGCTACGAGGCCGCGCGCTTCCCCGATGTGGCGATCGATGTGAGCGCCTGCTTCCAGCCCGGCTCGGCCCTCGGCCAGCAGCTGCTCGACTTCATCATGCAGGCCGACATGCAGCGCGCCCCCGCCGAGCTGCGCGAGCACGTGCTTGACACGCTGCACCAGCTCAGCTACGAGCGCGGCGGGCGGCGCTGGCTCGCCCACCCCAGCGGGGTGTTCGTGGCCAGCGCCCCGCTGGGCTAGATCGGCCATGTGGCGCGGGGCGGCCCCGCGCCACATGGCCGATCTAGGCTGGCCGCACCACCCGATGCGAGCTGTAGCTATGGGCCACCATGCCCACCACGATGCAGGCGATCCCCGCCAGCCCCACCGCCGAGGGCAGCGCGCCCTGCAGCCACACGATCTCGCCCAGCAGCGTGAACACCACCTCGCCCGACTGGGTAGCCTCGACCGCCGCCAGCCGATGCGCGTCGCCATGGGCCATGTCGGTGGCGCGGAAGAACAGCAGCGTGGCCACCACCCCCGAGCAGACCGCCACCACCAGCGACTGCTCGACCTGCGGCAGACTGGGCGGCCCGGCGGTGGCCAGGCCATATGCCGCCAGCACGGCCCAGAACGGCATGCTGGCGATCGTCATCCCGCACACGCGCTGGA from the Chloroflexia bacterium SDU3-3 genome contains:
- a CDS encoding PAS domain-containing protein; amino-acid sequence: MTDTTPADPNEDGTALHQRIAELEQQLSDAQQRLQIFQETIDSLPLLLYTTDRNEQIQIVNQPFAAWAQHSIGDLVGKKLDAIFPAALVGQWRADSQKVYQSNASTTSEQQIDSQGQVRSFRIQRTPLHGSDQQIYATTGTIFDITAQRQAEQALEQSQRILDGILKHAPTVIYVKDPSSKMLAVSSMYAHVLGRPVHEIVGKTEDQLFPAEVVRQWREKDRAIFAQRQPVQLDNVFEVDGEPRDFFSVQFPLYTADDQPYAICGISTDITSIRQAEREREQMQQTVIEAQQSALRDLSTPLIPIADGVVVMPLVGTMDSARAQQVMETLLEGVMRHQARTAIIDITGLPIVDTQVAAVLFQSARAVGLLGSEVVLTGIGPEVAQTLIGIGADLSSISTPGTLENGIAYALRKL
- a CDS encoding class I SAM-dependent methyltransferase, which produces MDTSTPIALPLSAQGYAAANEAFRQCWAADRDQVLSCLRAHLPTPSAHGLDILGIGVGDGSFDLQIIDCLQQHLGDMPMCYVALDPNEAQLRGFQANLARSPRPTVQFSFIAQPAEAYQPERQFDLIHFIHSLYHMPDHEQQLILGAYSRLRPGGRLLIALSSEQGGIYQMMQRHWGEIDYSFFTHGLFGHESLMDILNREGIRYEAARFPDVAIDVSACFQPGSALGQQLLDFIMQADMQRAPAELREHVLDTLHQLSYERGGRRWLAHPSGVFVASAPLG